From a single Lacerta agilis isolate rLacAgi1 chromosome 3, rLacAgi1.pri, whole genome shotgun sequence genomic region:
- the BCLAF1 gene encoding LOW QUALITY PROTEIN: bcl-2-associated transcription factor 1 (The sequence of the model RefSeq protein was modified relative to this genomic sequence to represent the inferred CDS: inserted 5 bases in 5 codons; deleted 3 bases in 3 codons) — protein sequence MREIKKLKCDAADLRHDIERRRKERSKERGDSKGSRESSGSRKXEKIPKDYKDYKPYKDDSKQKREQDRSRSSSTYSPSSSSSSSREEKDXQKEREEEFKPHHEQKEYPXFTGVGRPRGTFFRIRGRGRARGVFAGTNTGPSNSNTTFXKRPKEEEWDPEYTPKSKKYFLHDDRDDGVDYWAKRGRGRGTFQRSRGRFNFXKSGSSPKWTHDKYQGDGLVEDEEETMENEDKERRKEEKE from the exons ATGAG GgagataaaaaaattaaagtgtgATGCTGCAGATCTTCGACATGACATCGAG CGGCGTAGAAAAGAACGAAGT AAAGAACGAGGAGACTCTAAAGGTTCCAGGGAATCCAGTGGCTCAAGGA CAGAGAAAATTCCAAAGGATTACAAGGATTATAAACCTTACAAAGATGACAG tAAACAAAAAAGAGAGCAAGACCGTTCTCGATCTTCCTCAACTTActcc ccatcttcctcctcatCCAGTTCCCGAGAAGAAAAGG agcagaaagaaagagaagaagaatttAAACCCCATCATGAGCAGAAAGAATATC GGTTTACAGGAGTTGGAAGACCTAGAGGCACATTT TTTCGAATTAGGGGCAGAGGAAGAGCCAGAGGCGTGTTTGCTGGAACAAATACTGGTCCCAGCAACTCAAACACTACTT CAAAGAGAccgaaggaggaggagtgggatcCTGAATATACCCCAAAAAGCAAGAAATACTTCTTG CATGATGACAGAGATGATGGTGTAGATTACTGGGCTAAAAGAGGAAGAGGTCGTGGCACTTTCCAGCGTAGCAGAGGAAGATTCAACT AAAAATCAGGTAGCAGTCCAAAGTGGACACATGACAAATACCAAGGGGATGGGCTTgtggaagatgaagaagaaacaaTGGAAAATGAAGACAAGGAGAGACGTAAAGAAGAAAAA GAATAG
- the LOC117043791 gene encoding LOW QUALITY PROTEIN: bcl-2-associated transcription factor 1-like (The sequence of the model RefSeq protein was modified relative to this genomic sequence to represent the inferred CDS: deleted 1 base in 1 codon): protein MGRSNTRSHSSRSKSRSQSSSRSRSRSHSRKKRYSSRSRSRTYSRSRSRDRVYNRDYRRDYRNNRGMRRPYGYRGRGRGYYPGGGGRYHRGGYRPVWNRRHSRSPRRGRSRSRSPKRRSVSSQRSRSRSRRSYRSSRSPRSSSSRSSSPYSKSPVSSKRRGSSEKQAKKTEGAALQDSPLKNKSQEEEKGAFEHDASEALDDFSKSAAASGDIWPGLSAYDNSPRSPHSPSVASPPSQSSSCSDAHLLSTVHSAKNTPQHSHSIQHSPERSGSGSLGNGSSRYSPSQNSPLHHIPSRRSPAKAVASQNAPREESRIRSFYPEAGDQESTKGAKFLKRYTDEESRVYLLDRSNAREKDGQKERGLEKEDRGRERVGGQEALEYYMDKESGKQNLMTLMGRTRRETEDYRTVRKSVLADQGKGFAASHRNAEEEGSKYKSKISLKANRESEGFREDKSYKLKDTTSYVVERPSALKDKHKEDEKISERMMKKETQSPEQVKSEKLKELFDYSPPLHKNLDAREKSTFREESPLRIKMIASDSHRPEVKLKMAPVPLDDSNRPASLTKDRLLASTLVHSVKKEQEFRSIFDHIKLPQASKSTSESFIQHIVYLVHHVKEQYFKSAGMTLSERFTAYQNLLKN, encoded by the exons ATGGGTCGCTCTAACACTAGATCACATTCTTCAAGATCAAAATCCAGATCACAGTCCAGTTCAAGATCCAGATCCAGATCACACTCTAGAAAAAAGAGATACAG TTCTAGGTCTCGGTCTAGGACATACTCACGATCTCGCAGTAGAGATCGTGTTTATAATAGAGATTACCGCAGAGATTACAGAAATAATAGAGGAATGAGACGCCCCTATGGCTATAGAGGAAGAGGTAGAGGATATTATCCAGGAGGTGGAGGTAGATATCACCGTGGAGGTTACAGACCCGTTTGGAATAGAAGACACTCTCGAAGCCCTAGACGAGGTCGCTCACGTTCTAGAAGTCCAAAGAGAAGGTCAGTCTCTTCCCAGAGATCTCGGAGCAGGTCTCGCCGATCCTACAGATCTTCCAGGTCTCCAAGATCATCTTCATCTCGGTCTTCATCTCCATATAGCAAGTCTCCTGTATCTTCTAAAAGACGTGGGTCATCAGAAAAGCAAGCAAAGAAAACGGAGGGAGCTGCTTTACAAGACagtccattaaaaaataaatcacaagaggaggagaaaggtgcATTTGAACATGATGCTTCTGAGGCACTAGATGATTTCAGTAAATCTGCAGCAGCTTCAGGTGATATTTGGCCTGGCCTTTCAGCATATGATAACAGTCCAAGGTCTCCCCATAGTCCTTCTGTTGCTTCCCCACCTAGTCAGAGTTCCTCATGCTCTGACGCCCACTTACTCAGCACAGTCCATTCAGCAAAAAACACACCTCAGCACTCGCATTCCATTCAGCATAGTCCTGAGAGGTCTGGGTCTGGCTCCCTTGGAAATGGCTCTAGTCGCTATAGCCCTTCCCAGAATAGCCCACTGCATCACATTCCTTCAAGGAGAAGTCCTGCTAAAGCAGTTGCATCGCAGAATGCTCCACGTGAGGAATCTCGAATACGTTCTTTTTATCCTGAAGCTGGGGATCAAGAAAGTACAAAGGGTGCAAAATTTCTGAAAAG GTACACAGATGAAGAGTCTAGAGTATACCTGCTTGATAGGAGTAATGCTAGGGAGAAAGATGGTCAGAAGGAGAGAGGGCTAGAAAAG gaggacagagggagagagagagtgggagGACAAGAAGCTTTGGAATATTATATGGATAAAGAATCTGGAAAACAAAATTTAATGACTCTGATGGGGAGGACACGGAGGGAGACTGAAGATTATAGGACAGTCAGAAAGTCTGTTTTGGCAGATCAGGGTAAGGGCTTTGCTGCATCTCACCGGAATGCTGAGGAGGAAGGCTCAAAGTATAAATCTAAAATCTCTCTGAAGGCAAACAGAGAAAGTGAAGGATTTAGAGAAGATAAAAGTTACAAGCTTAAAGACACAACTAGCTATGTAGTGGAGAGGCCTAGTGCACTAAAAGATAAGCACAAGGAAGATGAGAAAATATCTGAGAGAATGATGAAGAAAGAAACCCAGTCACCTGAGCAGGTAAAGTCTGAGAAGCTCAAAGAACTCTTTGATTATAGTCCTCCCCTGCACAAGAATTTGGATGCAAGAGAGAAATCTACTTTTAGGGAGGAGAGTCCACTTAGGATCAAAATGATAGCCAGTGATTCTCATCGACCAGAAGTTAAACTTAAAATGGCACCTGTACCACTTGATGATTCAAACAG ACCTGCTTCCTTGACTAAAGACAGGCTGCTTGCTAGTACACTTGTCCATTCAGTCAAGAAGGAGCAAGAATTCCGATCCATCTTTGACCACATTAAGCTTCCACAGGCCAGCAAAAGCACATCAGAGTCATTTATTCAGCACATTGTGTACTTAGTTCATCACGTCAAAG AACAATATTTCAAGTCAGCTGGAATGACCCTAAGTGAGAGGTTCACTGCTTATCAGAATCTACTGAAGAACTAG